DNA from Chitinophaga pendula:
GAGGGCCGGTAACACCTATAACACGGGTTGTCCCGGAGGCAGGGAGATGGGTCAGTAACTGCTCATATCCCTGTGCTTCGTTTTCAACCAGGGAAATACAACGGGCCAGTGCTCTGATATCCCCTTTTGTCAATCCCGTCAGATATTGTTGGTATTCCATGCTATATGATCTCCAGGTTACAATGCATCATGTAAGTGTTGTAAAGGTATCTTTTTAAAGTTACAAATAAAGTATCCGATAGCTACCGATAAGCCTGGCTATGTCTACCTAAGTATGTCTTTATTGCATTAAATTGCAGTGCCGTATAGTGTGATTAAGCTATTGGTGTTTCATAGATGAAAGTATCCGGATTTACCTTTGTGCGCAATGCTATTAAGTATGATTACCCCGTTGTGGAAGCAATAAAATCCATTTTACCATTATGCGATGAAGTAGTTGTGAGTGTAGGCAATTCTGAAGACGATACACTGGGACTGATACAGTCTATTAACTCTCCTAAAATCCGTATTACTCATTCTGTTTGGGATGATTCTTTACGTAAGGATGGTCGTGTGCTGGCAGTGGAAACAGATAAGGCATATGCCGCGATAAGTGCGGATGCAGATTGGGCTTTTTATATCCAGGCAGACGAGGTCGTACATGAGGATGGATACGAAGCGATCAGGAACGCTATGATCAAATATAAAGATGATACAAGTGTAGAAGGCCTCTTATTCAACTATGTTCACTTTTATGGCAGTTACGACTATGTAGGAGATTCCCGTACCTGGTATCAGCATGAGATCAGGATCGTTCGCAATGATAAACGTATACGTTCTTACCGGGACGCACAGGGATTTCGTAAGGACAATGAAAAATTGCATGTAAAGTCTGTAGCTGCGGCTATTTACCACTATGGATGGGTAAAAGACCCCTATCTGCAAGCAAAGAAAACAACCAACTCCCTGCAGTTATATAATGGGGAAAATGAAGCTGCTATCAGAGAAAAAGCCAGCCAGGAACTTTATGACTACAACAATATAGATTCCCTGGAACATTTTAAGGGAGTGCATCCCCAGGTGATGTTACCGCGTATTTCTCAAAAGAACTGGGATTTTAACTTCGATACGAGCCGGAAGAAATTCAGGAAAGTGAAATATGCTATCCTCTATTGGATAGAGAAAAAGACAGGCAAACGCTTATTTGATTACCGGAACTATAAACTCATCCGATAGCACAAGCTGTTTAATACAAGCTTCTGTAAATATCGAAATATTGGCGGGCCGTTTCTTTCCAGCTGAAGGAATGTGCCCGCTCTTTTAATTTTTGTTGAGGTTGATGTGTATGATAATGCTCCATACCCTTGTAAAAGGTGGCTTGCATATCGTCTGGGTCGAAACTGTTAAAGTAATAGGCTATATCTCCACCAACTTCTGGCAAAGAGGTATAACGGGAGCAAAACACCGGTTTACCCATATGCATTGCCTCTACTACCGGAAATCCAAATCCTTCTGCCAGACTCGGGAATACGAACGCTGTACAGTGGGCATAATACCAATATTTCTCCTCTTCTGTAACGGTGCCTGTGATCCTGACCCTGTCAGCTACCCCATGATGCCGGGCTTCTTCTATAATCCTGGCCGTATAGGCAGGATCCGCGATGCCTGAAATGATCAATTCATATTCATTACCTCTGAGCAGACAAGGCAATACGTGAAAATTCTTTTTGGGGAATACAGTACCGATCGCGAAAAGGAATGGTTGAGTAGGGCGATATCTGGGAGTATCGAATCCCGGAAATGTTTTCAGTTCGCAGCCGTTTAATACTACGCTGGCTGCCTTATGATCAAGCTGCAGATGTTTCTTTACATCTGCCATCACAAAGTGAGAGATGGTTGCAATGTGATCAGATTCATTGATTGTCTGCTGTAGCCTTTTGAGATACTTCCGGATCTTGTGGGGAGGCTTATTTTCGTGTATAAAGTTGAGGTCGTGAATGGTAAGTACCCGTTTGGTCTCTTTACGCGTAGGTTTATATTGTGAGCCCTGGAAGCAGGTATGCCACACATCGATATTACGATGCGGCGGCATGTAGAATTTGTCTAACAAGTTGACAGTGATATAATGTTGGTCACGGCCGAAGAATCCTTTCTGAAACGGCCACATGTAGAAATGTATCTCTTCATTTGTGTGACGTGTTGCAGGATCCAGCAGCGAATATCCAAGATGTTTACCAAATTCAAACAGACCGGTGTTAGGATATTT
Protein-coding regions in this window:
- a CDS encoding glycosyltransferase family 4 protein, with the protein product MHRIVLDCERMKYPNTGLFEFGKHLGYSLLDPATRHTNEEIHFYMWPFQKGFFGRDQHYITVNLLDKFYMPPHRNIDVWHTCFQGSQYKPTRKETKRVLTIHDLNFIHENKPPHKIRKYLKRLQQTINESDHIATISHFVMADVKKHLQLDHKAASVVLNGCELKTFPGFDTPRYRPTQPFLFAIGTVFPKKNFHVLPCLLRGNEYELIISGIADPAYTARIIEEARHHGVADRVRITGTVTEEEKYWYYAHCTAFVFPSLAEGFGFPVVEAMHMGKPVFCSRYTSLPEVGGDIAYYFNSFDPDDMQATFYKGMEHYHTHQPQQKLKERAHSFSWKETARQYFDIYRSLY
- a CDS encoding glycosyltransferase family 2 protein translates to MEAIKSILPLCDEVVVSVGNSEDDTLGLIQSINSPKIRITHSVWDDSLRKDGRVLAVETDKAYAAISADADWAFYIQADEVVHEDGYEAIRNAMIKYKDDTSVEGLLFNYVHFYGSYDYVGDSRTWYQHEIRIVRNDKRIRSYRDAQGFRKDNEKLHVKSVAAAIYHYGWVKDPYLQAKKTTNSLQLYNGENEAAIREKASQELYDYNNIDSLEHFKGVHPQVMLPRISQKNWDFNFDTSRKKFRKVKYAILYWIEKKTGKRLFDYRNYKLIR